Part of the Coregonus clupeaformis isolate EN_2021a chromosome 31, ASM2061545v1, whole genome shotgun sequence genome, aaggaattgtccgtagagctcagaggcaggattatgtcgaggcacagatctggggaacggtaccaaaacatttctacagcattgaaggtccccaagaacacaacggcctccatcattcttaaatggaagaagtttggaaccaccaagactcttcctagagctggctgcccggccaaactgagcaatcgggggagaagggccttggtcagggaggtaaccaagaacctgacggtcactctgacagagctccagagttcatctgtggagatgggagaaccttccagaatgacaaccatctctgcagcactccatcaatcaggcttttatggtagattggccatacggaaaccactcctcagcaaaaggcttggagtttgccaaaaggcaccttaagactctcagaccatgagaaacaagatttaactctttggcctgaatgccaagcatcacgtctggaggaaaccaggcaccatccctacggtgaagcatggtggtggcagtaacatgctgtggggatgtttttcagtggcagggactgggagactagtcaggatcgaggcaaagatgaatggagcaaagtacagagagatccttgatggaaacctgctccagagcgctcaggacctcagactggggcaaaggttcaccttccaacaggacaacgaccctaagcacacagcaaagacaacgcaggagtgacttcgggacaagtctctgaatttccttgagtggcccagcaagagcccagacttgaacccgatcgaacatctctggcgagacctgaaaatagctgtgcagcgacgctccccatccaacctgacagagctcgagaggatctgtagagaagaatgggagaaactccccacatacaggtgtgccaagaatactcgaggcagtaatcgctgctaaaggtgcttcaacaaagtattgaataAAGGGTCAGAGTACTTATGTAaacgtgatatttcagttgttttcttttcatacatttgcacaaatttctaaaaacctgtttttgctttgtcattatggggtattgtgtgtagattgatgagggggggaaaacgatttaatccattgtagaataaggctgtaacgtaacaaaatgtggaaaaagagtaGAATCTCATGTAAAAGCTTAGAAAATACAAACCCACTTTTCAATTCCAAAAGATTTCCTTTTATACAAATGAAGTCTTTGCCCTTTACTTGGTTCCTGCAGGATTTCTTAACCTGTTAAACTCTGAGGGATCATTTTGGGCCCTGTACAGTTTGGGGGCTTAAGGGTCAGCTGCAACACGATATACAATCTCTTGATTCTGCTGGGGAaggttttaatttgtttaactcaCAAAACAAATATGTTAGTGTTGGATTCTTGAAAAAATAACTGTCAAacactttctttcttttctttttttacctttatttaactaggcaagtcagttgagaacaaattcttatttacaatgacggcctacaccggccaaacccgggccaattgtgcgccgcgctatgggactcccaatcacggccgtgatacagcctggaattgaaccagggggtctgtagtgacgcctcaagtgctgagatgcagtgccttagaccgctgtgccactcgggagccactACTAGAGACTATAAGGATTGAATATTAAAGAAAGTGGGAGGTCTCAAGATTTTACTGATAAGTGGGACTAAATAACACGTTAAGAGGGATGGGCCTGGTTTTGTATACAAAGGTGCTCCTGATCGCCATTGATGACAATTCTAGTTTTTTGTTGTAtgtgtgtaaaaaaaataaaaagtaattcCTGTTCCTGTCCTTTTGCAGTTTGTTAGTTACGTTTTTTTTTATAGCTGTAACAGATCAGGCAGACTAGCCTAAATACATTTCCCAGAGCTTGAAACTCCCACCTAATGGTGAAACGATTGTTTTTACACCCTTCAATTGAACTGAATTGATAGATTGTAAATCCAGGATGAGTATACAACGTTAGACACAAGATGACAAAAATAACCACACTACTCATTTCGCAATAGAATCTTCATGTTTAATACAATAAAAGTGTTTACATAGGCATTCCTTTGATGTGAAGTAATTTAAACATTGTATTGCCCCAGATTCAAAGGGAGCTGTAGAGTATGGCAATATTTAGTAAATTCACAAtattttggggggagggggtggggccCTATACTATATATTCATTTTTTCAAAATCTTTTAAAATATATTCCTGAGGACAATAGCATTTAACACCGGAAAGCATTAAAAAAATTTACTgctaaaaaataatatttttcccTTCAATTCCATTCCAAAACAAGTGGAGCAAACACTCCTTTCAATACAGATTGGGCACTACATCACTGATAAGAGATTCATGTGTCGAGAGGATTCAAGAGTGCCATCTGTGTGATTTGACAGGTATGTGTAAAATGGGTAACGTCTACTTGGTCGCCAGCGTACTGTTCACTACTGTGGTTCATAGAAATATTGTGtaatcatgtaaaaaaaaaaaatatatatgaatatGACTGATGCAATAAAGCTAAGATGGGGGAAAAAGAAAATAGCAAAGCTAGCACCGAATGTTTTCCCAAAATTACTAGCAATCCATGGTAGCAATCCTGTAAATTGCGCTGGAACGTTGCAGCAACATTGGAAGAATCCAGTGTGCGAATCGGGACAGGTGAATTGTGAATGATAATACTTGTCACCACCAGTAATAGCTGCCTCTGCAGATGACAGAGTATTTCTGACTTTGGGACAAACATGCAATGACAACCTTAAATATGTATGTGTGCTTTTGAAGGCCACCAGAGCACTGTCAATTTAAGTTATTAATGATCAAATGTATGCGACTATTGGGCACTCAAACCATTTATCAAATGCCATGAGAATAACATTTAACAAATGTTCTTTTTTTTGTGTTTCAGTTGTATCAACTTTCATACATTTCATGTTTTTGTAAATTTCTAAGTCATATGTAAAATGTTAATGAATTAGATTTTTAAATTGAAGGACAACGCAAGGTGCCTTTAACTGTGGTAATGCTATAATTGTGACGATTTACCACACTGATATACAGTGAAACAATGTGGTCATTTGTGCTTTGAGACCAGATTCAATTCACTTATCACATGGACTTCCTCCATTTTGACAAACAAATTCAGGCATACATCATTTTACAAGCAACAAAATGAGTGAATTTGTAGGTCAACATAAAGGGGTCTTTCAAAAGACAAGTTCAATTATCCTTGGCCATTGATAATAAGACATTGATAACAAGCCATATTTAtaatatgtattctgagtataccaaacattaggaacaccttcctaatattgagttgagccctcagaacagtctcaatttattggggcatggactctacaaggtgtcgaatgtgttccacagggatgctggcccatgttgactccaatgcttcccacagttgtgtaaagttggctggatgtcctttgcgtggtggaccattcttgaagcacacaggaaactgttgagtgtaaaAAATCCAGCAGCcttgcagttcttcacacaaaccggtgcgcctggcacctactaccataccccgttcaaaggcacttaaatattttgtcttgaccattcaacctctcaatggcacacatgcacaatccatgtctcaattgtctcaaggcttaaaaatccttctttagcctgtcccctccccttcatatacactgattgaagtggatttaactagtcaataagggatcatagctttcacctggtcggtctatgtcatggaaagagcaggtgttcttaatgttttgtatactcagtgtaaataCATTGACTCCAGTGGTTAAAGTTAGAATGACAAGCAATAAAAGTTATGCTTTTTGCTTTACTGCCAGCTTCATAATCTTCAACCTATTGAATAAATGTTTGTACATATAAACTGGCAAAATATCAAGTCCTCCTTGCTTGTGGTATGATGGAACATTTCCTGTGCCCTTGACCAAAATCCACGtaaaggttttttttttttttttcatgcaaCAGATTAGCACTCTTTCCTGACAATTGTGCCAGTGAAACTCAAGAAATCCACAAAGAATAAATCTCACTCACAAAGAAACCTGAGGATGACAGTAACATGTAATCTTTAACAGTCACTGCTGGGAGTGCATTTTTGGTATCAATAGTCGAATTATTCATACTTGACTTTGTGCCGCTGTTACATGGGATCATATGACAAGTGATTGCTCTTTGAGTGAGACCTAATCCCTTTTGAGGATTAATGATATTATAAAAACATTAAGACAAATAGCCAAAAATTAAATGATACATTTTCCAGCCGCTATCCTTCTGATTCAGTTGAAATTCAGCATATTGCCGTGATCTTTCATAAGGTAAGGTGCTTTGCACTGACCAGTGTAGCCTACATCCTGAGACAACTATTATGCTACTGCAATAAGCAAGTCCCCTCTAATAGTCTGACGTCCTTACACGTCACAGCATTTTGACTTAATGAGACATGGCTCTCCCAACCAACCAGGATCCTTACAGCATAAGGGAATGTTTTATCTGGTTTCCGTGTGGTTGTATAACATCATAAGCGAATAATCCCCAAACACTTGTAGAACATTTTAGAAGAACGTTCAAGTACGATGTTTCATAAACGTTCTCACAGTGGCCGTGTCCAATTACCCATACTTGCGTTCTAAATATAAGGCATTTTGGGTATGCGAAAGTTTTATATTATGTGAAATTCAGCTAATTGAGTATGCTTTAAATGCTAGGATGTCATACTTATTtcggcttttcatctagtagaatttgcTGCACACTATTTAGGAAGAGAATCGTCTTTCGAGACCCACGTGTGTCTGACAACAGCTGAGGAGACGCGCTGTACCAAAGTGAACGAATGGCAGGAATCAACGCAATTGCGCATTAGATTACGCATTCTCAGTAGGATGAGCCTAGTATGCTGATATGTGTTGCTTACTGCATTTGTTTTTACTGAACAGTacattctaaatagtatgtagtacgaTGTCTCTGGAAATCTACCTCTTCATTTCAAGAAATGCCCCCTTCCCCCCAAACCTAAAGGAAATGCCCTGAGGCACAAATAATGTTCGCTAGGATATTGGCCAACCAATCAAATGCTTGTacgcatgtccacatttggctgGAAAATGAACAAGACAATTTTCAGATAACAGATTTCAGATATAACTCATTCCTAACCCTTTAACAACCCTACAAAAATGGTGGCAAATTTCCCGGGTCAGTAAAATAACATGGATATTTCACACTGCCTGTTGACAAAAACCAGATCAAATGTGACATCATTATTCCTAGGAATAACCTGAAGAAGAGGCAAGTATCACCACCAACACATGAACGCAGCGTGCCACTGTAGAAATTCATTTGGAGAGCTTGTTTTGTGCCCAGCTACACTACACGTGCAAAACGGCGTTCTCACCCAAACCGCGCAGCGTCCTGCTGGGCCTGGATCAACCCTGAATTTTTCGACCGCTCGGTTAGTGCGTGGTTTAGTTAGTCtcgtcagtctgtcagtctgtcagtggtCAATGGCGGTCAGTTAAAATACAGCTCCTTGGTCAGCATGGAGACCACGCAGGGGATCTGCTTCTTCTCGCTGAAACGTGGGTCCTCGGACCAGGACTCGAAGCTGGTGGCCACCATGTAGTTGACACGTGTGAGGATCTGCATGATCTCCAGCTGCTTGCCAAACTCATTGAGGACGTTGCAGAGTGCCTGGACAAACCAGGAGCCGCGCCCAGGGTTCCTCCACGAATAGTACCCTGTAAGAGCAGCCGTGTCACTCTCTCCAAttgccactgacacacacacacactttacaagCACACAGACAGATTCTCTCACACAGTAACAAACACACTATGAAAACAACTGGATAGTGGATGGGCATTACCAGCTACCATGGTTGATTGGAACAACCTGGGAGGGTGTGAGGCAGACCTGGTGGCTGTGGGATTTCTGTCATACTATCGGTGCAAGGAACATTTAGGAGCGGGCGGACTAGTTTAGCTGGAAATGTACGGGAATGCTGTGGGTTACCTGGCACGGTGGAGTAGGCAAAAAGGAAATCTGCCTCAACAGGAATCTTGTGCCTTGGATTTGCATCCGTTTCCAGGGTATCATTGGGGGGCCCGGAATCCGTCTGTATGCCATCATCAAACTCAGAGCCCCGACAAGCCTGGTGAATCAAATGAAAGTTGATCAGGAATATCTTTTTCAAGGACAACCTGGTGAATAGGGCAGTATGTCTTATTAAGTTCTACAAATATGGCTGTATAGCTAGTTATCTGTCCATCAAGAAAAACAACAGTCACCTTGCATATAAATGGGATACCCGTAACCATAATCTATATACATTTCTAAAAAGAAGAGGGCCCGGAATTCAGCCTTGTGGAACACCATTAATTATTTACAAGTCCTTTTACTTCAAAAGCACTAGCATAAATACACAGCTCACTTACAGATATTGTTTAAACTATCTAGTTTGCACTAGGACCTAATACTCTTCACCTCAAATCAAAAAATTTAAAATCTCAAAACATATGAAAAAGAGTTAGACAAACTTTCACGTTCTGGTTCCAACCAGGTGCCAACTGACAATATTTAACCATGATTAATCATCTACCTCTTCTATAAGGTTAGGAAGCTAAGCTCAACAATAATTGCTTCAATCAAGCCTAGCTAGAACAAAAGCCTGGGTTTTGTGAAGCTGTCCAGCCCAGTGTAGGCTCTGGCCCTCACCTGGATGAAGAAGAGTTTGGGCTTGCCCACTAGACTCTTGCACATGTCACCCCTGAAGAGTGAGGTCATGCTCTTGATGGGCATGGCTCCGTCAGTGCCATAGATCATACCCTCCTCACCGTGACTCAGCAGGATGCAGGCAAAGCAGGAGCTGTCGCTGTGGTCCTCCTCTGAggctaagacacacacacacacacacacacttttaaaaTTGCAATTGACATAGGCTTAAATAAACGTTTTAATGCATTGCCATTCCCAGTTTCCTATTTATTGTAACCCATATTTATGTGGGATGTCAATAAAAAGTAAGTAAAAGGTTGCAAAAAAGGCAAAATAGCTACTACGATATACAGCCGAGGGTAAACCAGGGGATCTAAGCAATAGCACTATGGCTGTCCCCAACTAAAAAAAATGTTGGTCGACCAAGACTTgactgttctttcgaccaatcgactgGTCTAAatttttaaacgtgtatttttccatatatagacacatcctatgtgttttaatcaaatcaactatatgcactgagcttgtctgatgctttaagcgaactgtttgatgaaataattaagacacacgaatgactagagggagtccgaccgcaattgatttgattgtgccgggccTGGCTCAGACTTGCAGCGCTGTGTTAAAAAAAAAGACAgcaagtgactgtgtgactagcacctgttgtctctctcctccctgctgtagcgaccaccacagaacatcagtgTGTATCGCGCTGTCCATGTTGCTGATGTTCcgacataattacagccatttctgactgaaaagt contains:
- the casp7 gene encoding caspase-7 isoform X2, which encodes MQSGVALNEEPSKKNKDGKTREQDYSSESHYRIVSPTFQYKMSHQRVGKCIIINNKNFDEKTGMNVRNGTDRDAGELFKCFKSLGFDVCIYNDQTCEKMERLLREASEEDHSDSSCFACILLSHGEEGMIYGTDGAMPIKSMTSLFRGDMCKSLVGKPKLFFIQACRGSEFDDGIQTDSGPPNDTLETDANPRHKIPVEADFLFAYSTVPGYYSWRNPGRGSWFVQALCNVLNEFGKQLEIMQILTRVNYMVATSFESWSEDPRFSEKKQIPCVVSMLTKELYFN
- the casp7 gene encoding caspase-7 isoform X1 translates to MAAEEPDVTQLEGEAVELEDATDAKPDRKGRFLLFGRKKNKDGKTREQDYSSESHYRIVSPTFQYKMSHQRVGKCIIINNKNFDEKTGMNVRNGTDRDAGELFKCFKSLGFDVCIYNDQTCEKMERLLREASEEDHSDSSCFACILLSHGEEGMIYGTDGAMPIKSMTSLFRGDMCKSLVGKPKLFFIQACRGSEFDDGIQTDSGPPNDTLETDANPRHKIPVEADFLFAYSTVPGYYSWRNPGRGSWFVQALCNVLNEFGKQLEIMQILTRVNYMVATSFESWSEDPRFSEKKQIPCVVSMLTKELYFN
- the casp7 gene encoding caspase-7 isoform X3, whose translation is MTLMPHLKHKKNKDGKTREQDYSSESHYRIVSPTFQYKMSHQRVGKCIIINNKNFDEKTGMNVRNGTDRDAGELFKCFKSLGFDVCIYNDQTCEKMERLLREASEEDHSDSSCFACILLSHGEEGMIYGTDGAMPIKSMTSLFRGDMCKSLVGKPKLFFIQACRGSEFDDGIQTDSGPPNDTLETDANPRHKIPVEADFLFAYSTVPGYYSWRNPGRGSWFVQALCNVLNEFGKQLEIMQILTRVNYMVATSFESWSEDPRFSEKKQIPCVVSMLTKELYFN
- the casp7 gene encoding caspase-7 isoform X4, translated to MVSDKKNKDGKTREQDYSSESHYRIVSPTFQYKMSHQRVGKCIIINNKNFDEKTGMNVRNGTDRDAGELFKCFKSLGFDVCIYNDQTCEKMERLLREASEEDHSDSSCFACILLSHGEEGMIYGTDGAMPIKSMTSLFRGDMCKSLVGKPKLFFIQACRGSEFDDGIQTDSGPPNDTLETDANPRHKIPVEADFLFAYSTVPGYYSWRNPGRGSWFVQALCNVLNEFGKQLEIMQILTRVNYMVATSFESWSEDPRFSEKKQIPCVVSMLTKELYFN